From the Leptolyngbya sp. O-77 genome, one window contains:
- a CDS encoding DUF3146 family protein, with the protein MSKRLPETTAYVRITHQSWQQGKIEGEVRANAYEWQFQWCFRQGQLIVQPSLGRALIKDPLERFLERSDYQLELGGDYSFTIRAEI; encoded by the coding sequence ATGAGCAAGCGCCTTCCTGAAACCACCGCTTACGTTCGGATTACCCATCAATCCTGGCAGCAGGGCAAAATTGAGGGCGAAGTGCGGGCGAATGCCTACGAGTGGCAGTTCCAGTGGTGCTTTCGGCAGGGGCAACTGATTGTGCAGCCGTCCCTGGGGCGGGCGCTGATCAAAGACCCGCTAGAGCGATTTTTGGAGCGCAGCGACTATCAGCTAGAGCTGGGTGGTGACTATTCGTTTACCATTCGGGCAGAAATTTGA
- a CDS encoding pre-16S rRNA-processing nuclease YqgF produces MSYSTSAPEALGQPVILGFDPGRQKCGLAVMGVDRNLFMHQVVAAERAIATIQTLRQQYPISLLVMGDQTSARQWKQSLSEAFSDPIRVVMVDERYSTLEARDRYWQMYPPKGLQRLLPQGMRTPPRPIDDIVAILLIERYLDRLSEPV; encoded by the coding sequence ATGTCCTATTCCACTTCTGCACCTGAAGCCTTGGGGCAGCCCGTCATTCTTGGGTTCGATCCGGGTCGGCAAAAGTGTGGGCTGGCCGTGATGGGGGTCGATCGCAACCTGTTTATGCATCAAGTCGTCGCAGCAGAGCGGGCGATCGCCACAATTCAGACACTCCGCCAGCAATACCCGATTTCGCTGCTGGTCATGGGCGATCAAACTAGCGCCCGCCAGTGGAAACAATCGCTCAGCGAAGCCTTCAGCGACCCAATCCGCGTGGTCATGGTTGATGAACGCTACTCGACGCTGGAAGCCCGCGATCGCTACTGGCAAATGTATCCACCCAAGGGACTCCAGCGCCTGTTGCCCCAGGGAATGAGAACGCCGCCACGCCCCATCGACGATATTGTGGCAATCTTGCTGATTGAGCGCTACCTCGATCGCCTGTCTGAGCCAGTTTAG
- a CDS encoding DUF3084 domain-containing protein gives MTTGLVLIAAILVLGAVVATVGDRLGMKVGKARLSLFGLRPRQTATLITVMTGILISAMTFGILFAVDDQLRTGVFELEDVQQERDAALAELNQAQQQTAEVQRQRDRAEREQQSAQRRLRRTNESLQTAIAQETRTREELQSTQSQLSQVAANYQQAQTLLTDVSQQATQLRAEIQQLQADRQRQIAQRDRDVAERDRQIAERTAQIREKELQLDDLEAQRSALLAEVQTLEREFQGLRQGSVAVLRNQPMASGVVRVITPEAAPSAVNRLLLEANRFASQRIQPGTVNVDKQVIQITNAQVEQLINQIQDGKDYVVRILSAGNYIIGEPCVLAGEACIQVYVNAAPNQVVFREGDLVVTIALDPTRMRDEELVERVNLLIANAQFRSRQAGVLGDVLQIADGQTEAVVRLLQDIRAYGRPVELHAIASETIFTAGPVRLDLAAVQNGRVLFSTDSRVNTTPPPQRSPFAPTN, from the coding sequence ATGACCACCGGGCTGGTCTTGATTGCGGCAATTTTGGTGCTGGGGGCTGTGGTGGCCACGGTGGGCGATCGCCTTGGGATGAAGGTGGGCAAGGCTCGCCTCAGTCTGTTTGGCCTGCGTCCCCGTCAAACTGCCACGCTGATCACCGTGATGACGGGGATTCTCATCTCGGCGATGACCTTTGGCATTTTGTTTGCGGTCGATGACCAACTGCGAACGGGTGTGTTTGAGCTAGAAGATGTGCAGCAGGAGCGAGACGCAGCGCTGGCAGAACTAAACCAAGCGCAGCAGCAAACCGCCGAAGTGCAGCGACAGCGCGATCGCGCCGAACGAGAGCAGCAGTCTGCCCAGCGCCGCCTGCGCCGCACCAACGAGTCTCTACAAACGGCGATCGCCCAGGAAACCCGCACCCGCGAGGAATTGCAAAGCACCCAGTCGCAGTTGAGCCAAGTCGCTGCCAACTATCAGCAGGCACAGACATTGCTCACGGACGTATCCCAGCAGGCCACCCAGCTTCGTGCTGAAATTCAGCAACTCCAGGCCGATCGCCAGCGGCAGATTGCCCAGCGCGACCGAGACGTAGCCGAGCGCGATCGCCAGATTGCCGAACGCACCGCCCAAATCCGCGAAAAAGAATTGCAACTCGATGATCTCGAAGCCCAGCGCAGCGCTCTGCTGGCAGAAGTGCAAACCCTGGAGCGCGAATTTCAAGGGCTGCGCCAGGGCAGTGTGGCGGTGCTGAGAAACCAGCCCATGGCCTCCGGCGTGGTGCGTGTCATTACCCCAGAGGCTGCCCCCAGCGCGGTCAATCGCCTCCTGCTAGAGGCTAACCGTTTTGCCAGCCAGCGCATCCAACCGGGCACGGTGAATGTAGACAAGCAGGTGATTCAAATTACCAACGCCCAGGTGGAGCAGTTGATCAATCAAATCCAGGACGGCAAAGATTATGTCGTGCGGATTTTGTCGGCGGGCAATTACATCATCGGCGAACCCTGCGTCTTGGCGGGCGAGGCTTGCATCCAGGTTTATGTCAACGCTGCGCCCAATCAAGTGGTGTTTCGAGAGGGCGATCTGGTGGTCACGATTGCGCTCGATCCCACCCGGATGCGAGATGAAGAATTGGTGGAGCGCGTGAATCTTTTGATTGCCAACGCTCAGTTTCGCTCGCGACAGGCTGGGGTGCTGGGCGATGTGCTGCAAATTGCGGACGGACAGACCGAGGCCGTGGTTAGGTTATTGCAAGATATTCGAGCCTACGGTCGCCCGGTAGAACTCCATGCGATCGCCTCTGAAACCATTTTCACCGCTGGGCCCGTCCGGCTCGACCTGGCCGCCGTGCAAAATGGGCGGGTTCTGTTCAGCACGGACAGCAGAGTCAACACCACCCCGCCCCCGCAGCGATCGCCCTTCGCGCCAACGAACTAA
- the ntcA gene encoding global nitrogen regulator NtcA, which yields MVASHEKPLADVFRQLSGSAFPPMVETFDRGKTIFFPGDPAERVYFLLKGAVKLSRVYEAGEEITVALLRENSVFGVLSLITGQKADRFYHSVAFTPVELLSVPIEQVEKALKENPDLSMLMLKGLSSRILQTEMMIETLAHRDMGSRLVSFLLILCRDFGVPTSEGITIDLKLSHQAIAEAIGSTRVTVTRLLGDLRQDRMISIHKKKITVYNPVALSQQFT from the coding sequence ATGGTTGCCTCACATGAAAAGCCTTTAGCAGATGTGTTTCGCCAATTGAGCGGCAGCGCGTTTCCGCCGATGGTAGAAACCTTTGACCGGGGAAAGACGATTTTCTTTCCGGGCGATCCGGCTGAGCGGGTTTATTTCTTGCTCAAGGGCGCAGTAAAGCTGTCGCGAGTCTATGAGGCAGGCGAAGAAATCACCGTGGCGCTGCTAAGAGAGAATAGCGTGTTTGGCGTACTGTCGCTGATTACGGGGCAAAAGGCAGACCGATTTTATCATTCTGTCGCGTTTACGCCAGTGGAGCTACTGTCAGTGCCGATTGAGCAGGTCGAAAAGGCGCTAAAGGAAAATCCCGACCTGTCGATGCTGATGCTGAAGGGGCTGTCGTCTCGGATTTTGCAAACCGAAATGATGATTGAAACGTTGGCCCACCGAGACATGGGGTCACGTTTAGTCAGCTTTTTGCTAATTTTGTGCCGCGATTTTGGGGTTCCTACGTCCGAGGGCATCACGATCGACCTGAAGCTGTCTCACCAGGCGATCGCCGAAGCAATTGGCTCGACCCGCGTAACGGTAACGCGCCTGCTGGGTGACCTGCGCCAGGATCGAATGATCTCTATTCACAAGAAGAAGATCACGGTTTATAACCCAGTGGCGCTGAGTCAGCAGTTTACTTAG
- the fabI gene encoding enoyl-ACP reductase FabI: MLDLTGKNALVTGIANNRSIAWGIAQQLHKAGANLGITYLPDDKGKLEKKVAELVEPLQPSLFVPCDVQNDEQVEAAFATVREKWGRLDVLIHCLAFANRDDLSGDFSNVSREGFNLALDVSAYSLVQLCRAAKPLMTEGGAVVTLTYLGGVRVVPNYNVMGIAKAALEMNVKYLAAELGPQNIRVNAISAGPIRTLASSAVGGILDMIHHVEEVAPLRRTVTQTEVGNTAAFLCSDLSTGITGQVLYVDAGYEIMGM; encoded by the coding sequence ATGCTTGACCTCACCGGAAAAAATGCGCTCGTCACAGGCATTGCCAACAATCGCTCAATTGCCTGGGGCATCGCCCAACAGCTCCACAAAGCCGGGGCAAACCTGGGCATCACCTACCTGCCCGACGACAAAGGCAAGCTAGAGAAGAAAGTGGCGGAATTGGTTGAGCCGCTCCAGCCCAGCCTGTTTGTGCCCTGCGATGTGCAAAATGATGAGCAAGTCGAGGCGGCATTTGCCACTGTGCGCGAAAAGTGGGGGCGGCTGGATGTGCTGATTCACTGCCTCGCCTTCGCCAATCGCGACGATCTCAGCGGCGACTTCAGCAATGTTTCCCGCGAGGGCTTTAACCTGGCGCTGGACGTGAGCGCCTACTCGCTGGTGCAGCTTTGCCGCGCTGCCAAGCCGCTGATGACTGAGGGCGGCGCAGTGGTGACGCTGACCTATCTGGGCGGCGTGCGCGTTGTGCCCAATTATAACGTCATGGGCATTGCCAAGGCCGCGCTAGAGATGAACGTGAAATACTTGGCAGCAGAACTGGGCCCGCAAAACATCCGGGTGAACGCCATCTCAGCCGGGCCGATTCGGACGCTGGCCTCCTCTGCCGTTGGTGGCATTTTGGACATGATTCACCATGTCGAAGAAGTCGCGCCCCTGCGCCGCACCGTCACCCAGACCGAGGTGGGCAACACGGCCGCATTCCTGTGCAGCGATCTGTCTACGGGCATCACCGGGCAAGTGCTGTACGTCGATGCGGGCTACGAGATTATGGGGATGTAG
- a CDS encoding tetratricopeptide repeat protein, with product MSKKYHWLDLAEYASLVGLGVGSVASFTTSQLVYTSAPISLLVLLNLANRSRFEQSMQNQVGVAIDEIEKRLSMHVELLNQQIGSLPTPEMMGSLKKSMLVKSREASEAFAADLKTLQQDLQIRLDALEAGDLGSVRGEVRRLRDQYSQLCDDMVHITERLHDLSSSHRVEDLETAIAQIRSDTAHLQTSLQVFSDQTRPALNTLQEQINRLNRQFQALPPPFDASTLRQEVSELIRVVSDLVPRRDWTALVTEMQSLHEQQDAQARAEELLRRKVQDLTQQLRDQPSRETLHSLQQQVNHLSQQVENLPPPFDPTSLRREIARLLRVVGDLVPQRDFSGLVGQVSALQQQQEFQAQVEQALQAELRIISQQLQDLMAGNHAETGDRPVALAPSADPADSTETAEALFKAQVEAMLRQELQRISQQLRSLPTGGTFQMQMEATVLGVLQELNQHLRTYPTGPRYEFVLDFRGGPPAAADAATALHPALYDEFTAAALLDVPNSRLVLEQALDTTGDRLLITLPWSSQCPIDRPMVRRLHDFLAQGRQLEIGWCYSADQDLPRFLSAMVQRWHAPSEQARSLQETLQNLLELKRQFPSQFQFKILGTRENFLVSDDRYAVLGLDESLVDDLGIPHLELKLRTSDPATVQQLTQRFENPVLHPTDVQSHWNRAVTRYELGDPQGALSDVEQILRIRPDQALVWNLRGLCHDELGERQQAIADFSTALQLDRNQMDAHCNRGYLRSEQGDLIGAIADFTNALTIQPNCAMIYFFRGLAAQKLGEIKSAFRDYAAAIQLAPQVPTPYYYRGLARASNPAGAIADLQQALELFAEQGNETNARKVFSHLQRLTKTRNGTPPIFDPDAVPDAAPVPVAIAFEEN from the coding sequence GTGAGTAAGAAATATCACTGGCTGGATCTGGCGGAGTATGCATCGCTGGTGGGCTTGGGCGTGGGTTCCGTCGCTTCTTTCACCACATCACAACTGGTCTACACCTCTGCGCCAATTTCGCTGCTGGTGTTGCTCAATCTGGCCAACCGCAGTCGATTTGAGCAATCCATGCAAAATCAGGTCGGTGTTGCCATCGACGAAATTGAAAAGCGCCTCTCGATGCATGTGGAACTGCTGAATCAGCAGATTGGCTCACTGCCCACGCCGGAGATGATGGGCAGCCTGAAAAAATCCATGCTGGTGAAAAGCCGGGAAGCCTCGGAGGCCTTTGCGGCTGACCTGAAAACCTTGCAGCAAGATCTGCAAATTCGGCTGGATGCGCTGGAGGCGGGCGACCTGGGCAGCGTGCGCGGCGAGGTGCGGCGGCTGCGCGACCAATATAGCCAGCTTTGCGACGACATGGTGCATATCACCGAACGGCTGCACGACCTGTCTAGTTCGCACCGGGTCGAGGATCTGGAAACGGCGATCGCCCAGATTCGCTCCGACACTGCCCATCTGCAAACCAGCCTGCAAGTCTTTAGCGACCAGACGCGCCCTGCGCTCAACACGCTACAAGAGCAAATCAATCGGCTGAATCGCCAGTTTCAGGCCTTGCCGCCGCCCTTCGATGCCAGCACGCTGCGCCAGGAAGTATCCGAACTGATTCGTGTGGTGTCCGATCTAGTGCCCCGGCGCGACTGGACGGCACTGGTGACTGAAATGCAGTCGCTTCATGAGCAGCAGGACGCGCAGGCGCGGGCCGAGGAACTGCTGCGGCGCAAGGTGCAAGACCTGACCCAACAACTGCGCGACCAGCCTAGCCGCGAAACGCTACACTCGCTCCAGCAGCAGGTCAATCACCTGAGCCAGCAGGTGGAAAATCTGCCGCCCCCCTTTGATCCAACCTCTTTGCGGCGAGAAATTGCTCGGCTGCTGCGGGTGGTGGGCGATCTAGTTCCTCAGCGAGATTTCAGCGGACTGGTGGGCCAAGTCAGCGCCTTGCAGCAGCAGCAGGAATTTCAAGCGCAGGTGGAGCAAGCGCTGCAAGCAGAACTACGGATCATCAGCCAGCAGCTGCAAGATTTGATGGCTGGAAATCATGCGGAGACAGGCGATCGCCCTGTGGCTCTGGCTCCCAGCGCTGACCCGGCCGACTCAACCGAAACTGCCGAAGCGCTGTTTAAGGCCCAAGTCGAAGCCATGCTCCGGCAAGAGCTACAGCGCATCAGCCAGCAGTTGCGATCGCTCCCCACAGGCGGCACCTTTCAGATGCAGATGGAGGCAACGGTGTTGGGCGTGCTGCAAGAGCTAAACCAGCACCTCCGCACCTATCCAACGGGGCCACGCTACGAGTTTGTCCTGGATTTTCGCGGCGGCCCGCCCGCCGCCGCCGATGCGGCCACAGCCCTGCACCCGGCGCTGTATGACGAGTTCACGGCGGCGGCGCTGCTCGATGTGCCCAACAGTCGGCTGGTGCTGGAGCAAGCGCTGGATACCACGGGCGATCGCCTGTTGATAACGCTGCCTTGGTCGAGCCAGTGCCCGATCGATCGCCCAATGGTGCGCCGTTTGCACGATTTTCTGGCCCAGGGTCGGCAGCTGGAAATCGGCTGGTGCTACAGCGCTGACCAGGATTTGCCCCGCTTTCTCAGCGCGATGGTGCAGCGATGGCACGCCCCGTCTGAGCAAGCCCGCAGCCTGCAAGAGACGCTGCAAAACCTGCTGGAACTGAAGCGGCAGTTTCCCAGCCAGTTTCAGTTCAAGATTTTGGGAACACGGGAAAATTTTCTGGTATCAGACGATCGCTACGCCGTGCTGGGGCTGGATGAGTCGCTGGTAGACGACCTGGGCATTCCCCATCTAGAACTCAAACTGCGGACTAGCGACCCTGCCACCGTGCAACAGTTGACGCAGCGGTTTGAAAATCCGGTGCTGCACCCCACCGATGTGCAATCTCACTGGAATCGGGCCGTGACGCGCTATGAGCTAGGCGACCCGCAGGGGGCCCTCAGCGATGTGGAGCAAATTTTACGCATTCGCCCCGATCAGGCGCTAGTGTGGAATCTGCGCGGGCTGTGTCACGATGAGCTGGGAGAGCGGCAGCAGGCGATCGCCGACTTTAGCACCGCCCTCCAACTCGACCGCAACCAGATGGATGCCCATTGCAACCGGGGCTATCTGCGCTCAGAGCAGGGCGACCTGATCGGGGCGATCGCCGACTTTACCAACGCCCTCACCATCCAGCCCAACTGCGCCATGATCTACTTCTTCCGGGGGCTGGCCGCGCAAAAGCTGGGCGAAATCAAATCTGCTTTTCGCGACTACGCCGCCGCCATCCAGCTTGCCCCCCAGGTGCCCACCCCCTATTACTATCGGGGGCTGGCCCGTGCCAGCAACCCCGCTGGGGCGATCGCCGATTTGCAGCAAGCCCTCGAACTCTTCGCTGAGCAAGGCAACGAAACCAACGCCCGCAAGGTCTTTAGTCACCTCCAGCGACTCACCAAAACCCGCAATGGCACGCCGCCGATCTTTGACCCCGATGCAGTGCCCGATGCTGCGCCTGTTCCGGTGGCGATCGCCTTTGAGGAAAACTAG
- a CDS encoding VOC family protein: MATTLFHLAFPVSDLAEAKAYYADGLGCEIGRENASSVIMNLYGHQIVAHLAYEPLMPQRGVYPRHFGVIFTDEADWEALLERSQRQGLSFYQPPKERFVGTPLEHRTFFLEDPFHNLMEFKFYRHASAIFGQAEFAQIGDTAG, encoded by the coding sequence ATGGCAACCACTCTCTTTCATCTAGCGTTTCCGGTGAGTGATCTGGCCGAAGCCAAAGCCTATTATGCCGATGGGCTGGGCTGCGAGATCGGCCGCGAAAACGCCAGCTCGGTGATTATGAACCTCTACGGACATCAGATCGTAGCGCACCTGGCCTACGAACCGCTGATGCCCCAGCGTGGCGTATATCCCCGGCACTTTGGCGTGATTTTTACCGACGAGGCCGATTGGGAAGCCCTTTTAGAGCGATCGCAGCGCCAGGGACTCTCCTTCTATCAGCCGCCCAAGGAGCGCTTCGTCGGCACGCCGCTGGAACACCGCACATTTTTTCTAGAGGACCCCTTCCATAACTTGATGGAGTTTAAGTTTTATCGCCACGCCAGCGCGATTTTTGGGCAGGCAGAGTTTGCCCAGATTGGAGATACGGCAGGCTGA
- a CDS encoding polysaccharide biosynthesis protein, with translation MAEQRVRDAVSTNIMGTHNVIQFCEKYGVEKCIFSSTGKASRYVTGEVYAATKKVCEWLFDQAAQSGSTVYGMVRFTHMLDNSAACEQFDQQVKRGKIVNIHAPDKYVCGQNVHEAVSLLLNSLVVAKPRNLEFLVCRNLGWPVETLEVALYKILQSGKNIPIYFQGSPVGYEEGFFRGNVDWDDPSAFNLLVNAIEKVSSRVDASGDFIVTPVLPCCFERLEAELAAVRKVLNDPTSADSQIKQALAECIMKVACSIYSQTPIELLSKVLNWGTDPEYLQLGRGQR, from the coding sequence ATGGCAGAGCAGCGTGTTAGGGATGCTGTTTCAACGAATATTATGGGAACCCATAATGTAATTCAGTTTTGTGAAAAGTATGGGGTCGAAAAGTGCATATTCTCCTCTACGGGCAAAGCATCACGCTATGTTACTGGAGAAGTCTATGCAGCCACCAAAAAGGTGTGTGAATGGCTTTTTGATCAGGCGGCTCAATCCGGTTCAACTGTCTATGGCATGGTGAGGTTTACTCACATGCTGGATAATAGCGCAGCCTGTGAGCAATTTGACCAGCAAGTCAAACGCGGGAAAATTGTCAACATTCATGCGCCCGATAAGTATGTTTGTGGTCAAAATGTCCATGAGGCGGTCAGCCTACTGCTTAACAGTCTCGTGGTTGCTAAGCCCAGAAATCTGGAATTTTTGGTCTGTCGAAATCTGGGCTGGCCGGTTGAAACCCTAGAGGTTGCTTTATACAAGATCCTGCAATCTGGAAAGAACATTCCAATTTATTTTCAGGGTTCGCCAGTCGGCTATGAAGAGGGCTTCTTTCGGGGCAATGTAGATTGGGACGATCCCTCAGCGTTCAACTTATTAGTCAACGCGATCGAAAAAGTGTCGAGTCGAGTTGATGCCTCTGGTGACTTTATTGTGACTCCTGTTTTGCCCTGCTGTTTTGAGCGTCTAGAAGCTGAGTTGGCTGCTGTGCGGAAGGTTCTCAATGACCCTACAAGTGCCGATAGCCAAATCAAGCAAGCCCTTGCTGAATGTATTATGAAGGTTGCTTGCTCCATCTATTCCCAAACACCCATTGAGTTGCTCTCGAAGGTGCTGAACTGGGGCACTGATCCTGAGTACCTTCAGTTGGGACGGGGGCAACGCTAG
- a CDS encoding NAD-dependent epimerase/dehydratase family protein codes for MLTSVDQGFALETNEAPEKCLSLGSSTKPSLRSRVEIINEIKMLVPAGSPEPEDEQVLNQLASLTQELTKVYQAAGQLREDPFADAWNRRVHCYRDLVAEQVKGRRILVTGGNGCVGSQLIQELKTFEPEKIVCLDLLRMNHLLQTRRVISLKQFTFYDVDIRDQNRLEKVFLQEKARPRISSGSHTPPWNGRAAC; via the coding sequence ATGCTGACATCGGTAGATCAGGGTTTCGCTTTGGAAACGAATGAAGCACCCGAAAAATGCCTGAGTTTGGGCAGCAGTACAAAACCTTCTTTAAGATCAAGAGTCGAGATTATCAATGAAATTAAGATGCTTGTCCCCGCTGGTTCTCCTGAACCTGAGGATGAACAAGTCTTAAACCAGCTAGCAAGCTTGACACAAGAACTCACGAAGGTCTATCAAGCAGCTGGACAACTGAGGGAAGATCCCTTCGCAGATGCATGGAATCGCCGGGTTCACTGCTATCGAGATCTGGTCGCAGAGCAGGTCAAGGGGCGGCGTATTCTGGTGACTGGTGGAAATGGCTGCGTCGGCAGTCAACTGATCCAGGAATTGAAAACCTTTGAGCCTGAGAAAATTGTTTGCCTGGATCTACTGCGGATGAATCATCTTCTCCAAACAAGGAGGGTGATTTCGTTGAAACAATTCACATTCTATGACGTTGATATTAGAGATCAGAATAGACTAGAGAAGGTTTTCCTCCAAGAAAAAGCCCGACCTCGTATTTCATCTGGCAGCCATACGCCTCCCTGGAATGGCAGAGCAGCGTGTTAG
- a CDS encoding DEAD/DEAH box helicase produces the protein MTAQNATAPTPPTLRPYQVQLIKDLYNKLGEGYKRVAVIAGTGAGKTVIAGQICAHAEARGCRLLFLVHLDVLVGQTYDKMRAFGLHCGFIKAGWKEDPTAPIQIASVQTMTKRHWWKKWHADVVLFDEAHTTVFSQVGQQVLYKTHPNAVHLALTATPYRLGKSQLGDHMETLVASPVPSVLQKMGYLAPMKYYGLSAEHQIDLSGVGTVAGDYDERALKNACDRPELVERIVEEWLRLVPDKRTIAFCVDVEHARHVADAFNQANVPAATVDGETPIKDRQKLYADLRDGHILVLTSCNVISIGFDEPSVEVGLLLRPTSVAGAAPPADWARHANCAAYGQAARHDSRPGGQFGAAGLSRRHPVLSPAYKRRPRRHRHRQRPDKAVPRLRADCADFFDDLPRLQARMARRKPGMSG, from the coding sequence ATGACTGCCCAAAACGCGACCGCTCCCACGCCGCCGACGCTGCGCCCCTATCAGGTGCAGTTGATTAAGGATCTCTACAACAAGCTGGGCGAGGGCTATAAGCGCGTGGCGGTGATTGCTGGAACAGGTGCAGGAAAAACGGTGATTGCGGGGCAAATTTGCGCCCATGCGGAGGCGCGGGGCTGTCGGCTGCTGTTTTTGGTGCATCTGGATGTACTCGTAGGGCAGACCTACGATAAGATGCGGGCCTTTGGGCTACACTGCGGCTTTATCAAAGCGGGCTGGAAAGAAGACCCGACTGCACCGATCCAGATTGCCAGCGTGCAAACCATGACCAAGCGCCACTGGTGGAAAAAGTGGCACGCCGATGTGGTGCTGTTTGACGAGGCGCATACGACGGTCTTTAGCCAGGTGGGGCAGCAGGTGCTTTACAAAACCCATCCCAATGCGGTGCATCTGGCGCTGACGGCGACTCCATATCGCCTGGGCAAGTCGCAACTGGGCGACCATATGGAAACGCTGGTGGCCTCGCCCGTGCCATCGGTGCTGCAAAAGATGGGCTATCTTGCGCCGATGAAGTATTACGGTCTGTCGGCGGAGCATCAGATCGACCTGTCGGGTGTGGGCACGGTGGCGGGCGACTATGACGAGCGGGCACTGAAAAATGCGTGCGATCGCCCCGAATTAGTCGAACGCATTGTCGAAGAATGGCTGCGGCTGGTGCCCGACAAGCGGACGATCGCCTTTTGCGTAGATGTAGAACACGCCCGGCACGTTGCCGATGCGTTTAACCAGGCAAATGTTCCAGCGGCAACGGTGGACGGTGAAACGCCGATTAAGGATCGTCAGAAGCTCTACGCCGACCTGCGCGACGGGCACATTCTGGTGCTGACTTCCTGCAACGTGATCAGCATTGGCTTTGACGAGCCGAGCGTAGAGGTGGGGCTGCTGCTGCGGCCCACCTCAGTCGCGGGCGCTGCACCACCAGCAGATTGGGCGCGTCATGCGAATTGCGCCGCATACGGGCAAGCTGCACGGCACGATTCTCGACCAGGCGGGCAATTTGGCGCGGCTGGGCTTTCCCGAAGACATCCAGTTCTATCACCTGCCTACAAAAGAAGACCCCGAAGGCACAGGCATCGGCAGCGCCCCGACAAAGCAGTGCCCCGGCTGCGGGCGGATTGTGCCGATTTTTTTGATGACCTGCCCCGATTGCAAGCACGAATGGCGAGACGAAAGCCAGGTATGTCTGGATGA